The Malus sylvestris chromosome 8, drMalSylv7.2, whole genome shotgun sequence genomic interval AAGTAGGGAAGTTTGgcattaattttttgtttctatCAATTACTAAACTTCCAAATTTGGAAGTTTGGAAGTTTGGTATTAATTTTTGGTTAATTCCTCAATTACTAAGTAACCCACCTTCCCTTTCCTTTTAAGTTTGGTATccattaaattatttttattttttatattcttttcttctcttgttggatatgatgatgatgtctcttccattcaaattttgttttactTAAAAAGGTGGTGCTATCTATACACTTATTTTTATTTGGacacattttttttgttaatttctgtcactTGATCatctttaattaatataatcCGATAACCAAATATGTGTGGAAGATAAAAATGAGTTTGAAATAGCATCACCTACCTAAAAGTTCATCattagtttatataaagtaaGGCAATTGAGAATATTAACGGGGACTACCAtgcactataagtttataacatctctctctctctctttgtgttTGGTGACTTTTGGCCTTCGAGTCGAGTGTCCATATGAGATTTGAGACGACCATGCCAATTGCCAAGTGCGAAGTGAAGTGTTTGTGGGTGGACTTTCGTTTCCATGCAAAGAGAAATTCTCGACTGCAAATGTCCGTCCTATGTAACAATACTCTCACAAAGAAGTACAAACTCATGCATTCAGGGTATTCTCTAATCGCGCTTCTAACGAGTGTGCGCAGCACAGTACAGAAGCACTTGAACCGGTAAATATCTCTAGTTAGTGTTGTCTTTCAACAAAAATAATTCTTTGAAGgcccaaattttaaattttaaatcgtattaataataaaaaatcggTTTGGTTCAAGATCACCGAACACTAGCACTACGTAAAACCGAACTCGATACCAAACGGTTCGGGGTCAAAATTTCTGGGCCCATTTTGTTTcgggtttttttttgggtcggGAAGAATGGGGTTGAGATCCTGTATGGTCTGCTCATGCTGGCACAAAATGAATTTATATGGCAAATTGGGTTtgagatttttcttttcaaattttcacttATCAAATATTGGGCTGGAGCTGGGACAAGactttcttaaaaataataTCTAAGATTTATTTTGAAATGGATCCAATCCAGGTAACGCTCTTCCATAAGCTTTGGATTGGGCCGGCCGTAAATTGTTGCATAATTAGAGtggctttttctttttaaatacaCAGAGTTTATCTACAATAAGGTGTAGAGAAAGTGTGTTAAGGCACATAATGGGTTAGTCATAATAATTTAGTTAGAATTATCCTTTGATGAGAATGAAACTTAAAagttctcacttacaagtgaaggcATACCCCAAGACCGTAGTGCTATTTGAggtcttttttcttttatttggttCAATGAATCTTCACatcctttattttttaattttttacattttaagattgaataaattaaacaaaaattataatacAAAAGTAAACAATGTATAAAGAAAAGTTAAATGTGCAAAGTCTAAAGGTGAGGATTGGTATTTGTTAAAACAAAAGGTGAGGATTGGTATGAGTAGGCTAGGTTCAAAGTTCGAACCTCTTCAATgtcacaaagaaaaaagaaataaatgtcACTAAGTACTATAGTCTAGTGTATTCCTTTTTAGttataaatgagaggtcttaggtttgattatcgCTAAAGACGAATTCAAACCACTTATTAtggctaacccattgtgaggcttaaccaACGCCCCACCCCATACTGTAGAtattattgtttgttcaaaaaaataataaaaaaataaatgtgcGAAAATCATGTCACTTGTATAAACCATATTCGTCAACAAATCAGTTTTCTTTTCAACTACAGAATATTTGGTAGAAGAACATTGTAAGTGTATGGCCAACTTTGTAAAATTCGTCACACACCATCACTAAGATAGATAGGAATAAGAAATGTGAACTTCAAACCTCTCTCAACCATTAATTTAGcttttcaaaataaacaaaacattaGTTTATGAGATTACAGTTGAACATTAGTTTAGAGAGATTCCAATCACTCTTATTTAATTGATTAACATTATACAGTCTCtgtattattgtttttttttttgttagtatTATGATCTCGAGAATCTTCAATATTGTCAATTTTTATCAATGTGTACtcttgttttattattatttttttccctaAAAGTGTAAGGTTTATgtcattttttttcatgtatttttaaTCTTTTCTCCTTGTACAAAGGATTTGGTTTATGTTTCCTAATTAAGTGTATTATTTTTCAATATCAATAATTTTTCTCGTAccgttgatttaaaaaaaaaatatcttcaaattaaaactaaaatatcactcgaaaataaataaaaaatattcttTATAAAATAATGGGCCGAAACAGGAGAGCAGTCATGGTCACGTGTATAGTCCAAGTAAATAGGGAAATAAATGGAAAAATATTAAACAGAGCAAACACTCTGTTTTGGTGACACGTACAAGGTATCTTTGTATCTTGAACCCCTTCGGATTCTCGCCTGACATCTCAATCCCCTCTTTTGTCTACACGCCTGAGAACGACTGCTCCATTTCAGGAGCAAACTTCCAAACGGCATAACCCTGCTTCAACTCTCCGAGCAAAAGAATCCGGATTAGTGGCGTAATTAAGATTCGGTTAAGAAATTTAATTACAACGACAACGATATCCTTCTGACAATATCTCAGATCAATagttattttttgtatttaacTACTAATGTTTCGATTAACGTGATCACGTTAGAACCATGAGGTGGAGAGAAGTTTTTTTACAACATAAATATCGTTGTGACACATTTTAAGTGAATTAGCTTAATTGCCACGTGGTAGTGCGTAATTAACTCATGCATAGTAACATTATCATTGACGTGCTAGGGTCATGATACGGAGAGAAATTTATAATGATGGTGGTATTGTGATAGTTGTGGTGGGAAAAATTTGTGTTCTTTGTATTGACGAATTTGTACttataaaacaattaaatatcATTGATAAAAGAATCAAAGCCACACGCCCACGAGATGGGAGGGTTTGACCAATAGATATCTGATGCTTAAGTCAATTTCTCTTAAAATAGAGAGAGGTTAGGGTTTAACTGCGTAGTAAAAACTTAACAGTATTTGGTGGAGAATGGGTTATTCATAGGGCTACTAAATGTGTAGGGATTGTCATGTCATGTGTCGGTGTCCAATTGGCCAAAATGTGCATCAGTCGAATATAGTAAGAAAATATCTTTAAGATGTTAAGATATCTTAAAGATACTTGAGAAATAATCccgaatatattatttaattaataatattttggaaTAATCCGTGAAATTCTTGATTGAATTTGGTGGTAAATCCTTTTTTGATTGAGTTgattttcaagaagaaaaaCTTTAAAGAtggaattaataatttaatcatatcTTTAATATCTTTGACTTATCTCTTTTGTCATGGgcaaaaaaacttgaaaaatcgTAGTTAGCAGCTCAAGTCTGCTTGAGTATTAAAATGCGCGTGGAACGAATAAGATCGACACTAATTTAATGAGGGCATTCTTGTCACTTGATGGTAAAAGTTCACGTGTCAGCTCAAAAATTTTCTGTattattattatagtttttCACAGTTGTGTGTAATCGACTCATGACAATAGTATTCTCGTTGATAGGCTTGTCATCTCgcttatattttaaattaaaattaaaatatcattGGATTAATTTGTGTTCACACACTTTAATGGCATATTCCTTTCCTCAGCTTACTTAGAAAGACGACGAATTTCCATCTTCCATTTTAGCCAGCTTAGTCCTAATAATGCTCATTCTGCCACCCTCACTTTGTTTTTAAACTTCCTTTTTTAATCCCACCGCAATTTTCCATTCGTTCCAATCGAATCCCGCCTCGACCTTATCGGTATATATATGCTGCTGTTCTGCTGGGTGAATGAAACTTTCACAACCAACCCAGCAATCAATGGCACCCATTAACCAGATTCTCCAACATTTCCAAGCAATGCCCTTAGCAGTCCCTGCTGCCATCGCTGCTCTGTCTCTGCTCTTCCTGTTTTCCGTCAAAGCTTTGATCTTCCCCAATAAAAACGCTTTCTCCAAACTCCCTTCTGTTCCAGGTACCTATTACTAATTTcccacttttatttatttttgtgtttatttgtTGGCGATTTATGAGTTTTGATGAACTGGGTGGTCGGTACATTGGAAATTTTGCAGTTGTGCCAGGGCTGCCTGTGGTGGGGAACTTGCTGCAGCTGAAGGAGAAGAAGCCGTACAAGACGTTTACTAGGTGGGCTGAGGAGTACGGACCAATTTATTCTATCAGAACTGGTGCTACCACCATGGTTGTTCTCAATACAGCTGATGTTGCCAAAGAGGTAGGTTTCTCTTTCTCACTAATCACTCTGAAAAACGACATATGGGAGTTAGATCAGTTGGCTAGCGAGCGCAGCTGTACTTTCATCCAAGTTCGAGCCCTCCTTCCTCTAAGTTAGAGAAGTTCAAATAgaataaagaaataattcattATACACACCATATTTATTTGTGTCCCTTCCCATAGAACATCGTCTTTatcaaccaaaagaaaataaaaaaaatcaccaaGTACAATGTTACATATTCGAAGGGTACTTTTGTTATTTGATGGATAAATAAATTGACCTTAATAGAACTACGGAAGTTTGTTTCTACCAGGTGAAATTCAATATTTATCCATCACTGAAACTTCTGAGTGAGGTTAATTTTGGTGGAGTTAGACCTTTGCACCAGTTGACCTGGGTAGACAagtaattaatcattgccaatCGACTCTGTAGCTGAAGTTTAGTAttaaaaattaagggtttataTGGTACTTTACTTGAATTCATCTTTTAAAATcaatcatattttttatttttgggttctttaacactttttaagttttaaaccttgaaaacttgtttggtaaaattatttttaaaaactagattcaaaactaactaaaaatttgacttatttcttcaaaacaccaaaagtaaGGTTTtagagttgagaaattttatttgaacccatatttTGTATCTCAACACCAAGCTTACTTTTTAtacttatattatattttatttatctatCATTATCTTTTTACACCCAACGTTATTTCCAAAATTGCCCTTACttatcaaaactcaactcaatcaaacttctttttacacccaactcaatctacttaaaataaaaataaaaccctaatcagTTCATCATCTTCATGGAGCAAagccccttctctctctctttaaaaaAATCCTTCCATCTCCCATGGTTGTCATTTTGCACCCTCATCTGCTCATCCATAGTCATCCAAACCTCATCCccttccttttcttcatcatttgacATCTCTAAATTTATAGAGCACTAATTAGCTTAATAATTGGTATGTGTTCAATTGATTGGTTCAATTTTTACATAttgattcatttttcttttcaattaaatGAGCTTCTGGTTAGAGTGTTTAATGAGTTTGACATGTTTCAATTAAATGAGAATCTTCTAGACTCTATATTCTTATATGTGGTAGAAAAATGGGTACGCCCATGATAACTTTTGGTAGatcaatgaatatttttaaccatggataattttattttattttattttttttgtcaaaaccgtGGATATTTATTAGATACAAAAGTTGCAGACAACAATTCACATTACATTGAACTGTGACTAAAAAGTATATCATCTTTGCACGTTTTAAAGGCGAACTCATAACTAAGCAGTTTTTATTGTGGAGCAAAACTTCGAGAATTGATCTAACCTAGATGTGTAATTAAGtttatgcattttaatgattaaacTGATAAATATTTCAACCACATATGGATTTAATATCGTAGTATCTTTTAGCCTCTATATGCGACAAAAGTTGCGAACAAAAATTCACAATACATAGAATTGTGGTAAAAAAAAGTATATCGCATTTGCACGTTTTATAGGTGAACTCATAGGTAAGCAGTTTTTATTGTTGACCAAAACTTCAGGCATTGATCTAACTTGAATGTATAATTGAGCTTAtacattttaattattaaattcaTAAATAGCTCGATCGCATATGAATTTAATATCGTAGTGTCTTTTAACCTCTATATTGGTATCTGTGGCAAAAAAAAGGGTACTTCCATGAGAAAATTTTGTAGATCGATGAATATTTTCAATCTAAATATGTATTAGATACCAAAAATTATAAGTCTATTCGCGAAAGTCTAAGCCAATGCCACATACATATAtttagggaactgttattaacactccaaaaatctcattctacactttgcacaaatgtatttttctttctaattatagaaagtttggagtgtcaaatgagatttttagagagctaataacaattttgctatatttatatacattttattttagtttggaagtcgacttcctttttttttttttttttttttatcaagttgGGAGTATCACTGATTGTAACCCTGTGCAACTAGTTGTTGATTCGTTGTGAATAATCAACATgatttcttacaatgtcttgggCGTAtgaataacaaaaagaaaacggTCATGATACAATGACATGCCCTAGtctcgactccgtcgtagcacgatattgtccgctttgggctcctgccacgccctcatggttttgtttctgggaactcagacgagaacttcccagtgggtcacctatcctaggattgctctcgcctgaactcgcttaacttcggagttttgatggaacccgaagctagtgagttcccaaaaggcctcgtgctataggaggtgggtatgtacatataaggcacatcactcTGTCtcgatgtaggatgttacaatccaccctccttaggggcccgacgtctttGTCGGCACACTTGCACCGAACGGCAGAGTGGCTTTAGTactaattagtaaacaacttgtgCATGATGTTTACTTATAACTAAGTggcatgaagggacaaatgtgtatgtttcatgcatAACTTGAATAGTATTAGTAAAGTCACACATGTCAATCAACTTGTTGGCAAGTGGCCCTTAGTAGTGAAAAAGTGTTATGCTCTTGCATAACGGCATGAGTTCGAATTCTATTGgtaactaatctaacatctaacttACTAATACTATCGCtcgactcaaaaaaaaaaaaatggaaatgtaTGTAGTGGATAAACACAAtctcaaattttaattaaactcaCATAACAACGATAAATAAAGGCATTATCACAACTTAGGGGTGGTGAGCAATCCCATTAAAATGGCacttaatatatacatattaaaaacaaaaacaaattgatgCAAAATCTCCCGACGACTAATactattccaagtcatgcatgaaaatacacatttgtcccttcatgccacttggttataagcaaacatcatgcacaagttgtttactaattagtATTACTACTATTAGCTTGTATCATGACCGTTTTCTTTCTGTTATTCATACGcccaagacattgtaagaaataatgttgattattcaaaacaaatcaataaCTAGTTGCACAAGGTCACAGTCAGTGATACTCCTAACTTGATAAAAAAAGAGCAAAAAAAGGAAGTCGActtccaaactaaaataaaatgtatataaatatagaatagaaaattgttattagcattccaaaaatctcatttgacactccaaactttctataattagaatgAAAAATACAATTGTGCAGAGTGTAGAaggagatttttggagtgctaataacagctCCTTAAATATATCTGAACAAATATTGTACGTAGCATTGACTTAGACTTTCGCGAATAGATTTATAATTTTTGGTATCTAATAAATATTCAGATTGAAAATATTCAtggatttacaaaattttctcATGGAGGTACCCATTTTTTTGCCACATATACCAATATAGAGGCTAAAAGACAATACGATATTAAATTCATATGTGGTCGAgatatttatgaatttaatcattaaaatgcataaGCTCAATTATACATTCAAGTTAGATCAATTCCTGAAGTTTTGGTCAACAATAAAACTGCTTACCTATGAGTTCACCTATAAAACGTGGAAAGACGATATACTTTTTAACCATAGTTTTATGTATTGTGAATTTTTGTCCACAACTTTTGTGGCATATAGAGGCTAAAAAATATTACGATATTAAATTCATATATGGTCGAAATATTTATTAgtttaatcattaaaatgcataaaCTCGAAGTTTTGCTCCACAATAAAAACTGCTTAGCTATGAGTTCGCCTATAAAACGTGCAAAGGCGATATACTTTTTAGCCACAGTTCAATGTAATGTGAATTGTTGTCCGCAACTTTTGTACCTAATAATTATTCACGGttaaaaatattcattgatCTACCAAAAGTTATCATGGACGTACCCATTTTTCTACCACAGATAAGAATATAGAGGCTAAAAGATTCtcattgaattgaaacatacaaAACTCATTAAACACTCTAACCAGAAGCTCATACCGATTATTAAGCTAATTAGTGCTCTAGAAAATTTAGAGATgtcaaatgatgaagaaaatgaacAGCAAGAGGTTTAGATGACTATGGAGGAGAAATGTCAAAATGAAGTCATatcttaacttttttttttataaagaaagaaagacaaaataaaaaggatgGGAAAAGAAGAGTGAAGGGGAgaagaatagaaaaaaaaataaaaaaatcctactcttctttctcttcccaCCGGCCCTCTCTCCTGATGCTTTCACTCTCCTATTTCTCTCCTGATGGTCTCTTTATCTCCTATTTCTCCCTTGatgctctctctcctcttcctccctctttctcctttttctctctccttcgaTGCACTCTCCTCTTTGAATCTATCTATGGACGATGAtgtctttctttattttttgtaaattgttaagatttaaaataaattttgactctaatacaaaacaaaattttgagtCTTGAAGAAAATTGTTCTTAAGACATGTTCTCAAAAAaagttttgatcaaatgttaattttttttaatataataccAAACATGCCCTAAGATACTGTGTTTTTTCTTGAAGGCTTGAAGCCATGAAAGATCCATTCGATTGAGATTTCAACTGATTTCCGACTTATGGGTTTATCTTTTCCATGGACTTCATTATAGAGTTGATAAGCAATAGGCGTGTCCTCAACGCCTATTGCACTGATCAAAGGGTTATAACAATGAAAGTTCTGTTTCTTACTAATTCAATATGTTCTGATGAACTTGTATGTATTACGGGGAAGATTTTATCCAAtacatgaatgtttatgtatcattatatatatatatatatatatatatatatatatatatatatatattttggtatGAAGgattcgttaaaactccctttgaATAATTGGTAACCACTTCTGCTCTAATGGTTGTTTCAGGCCATGGTGACCAGATATTCGTCCATGTCAACGAGAAAGCTATCAAAGGCACTTAAGATTCTCACTTCCGATAAATGTATGGTTGCAACAAGTGACTACAACGATTTTCACAAGATGGTAAAACGACACGTACTCACGAATGTTCTTGGAGCGAATGCTCAGGTTTGTTGTTACGGTTCTTGTTCTCACTTTATGCGCATACTATTTCTTATCCGATGATATGGTACATTTGTTATAACTCCATTAGTGATATTCAGAAGCGACACCGAAGCCAGAGAGATACCATGAGGGAAAATGTTGCTAGCCGATTGCATGCTCATGTAAACAACTCGCCTCAAGAAGCTATAAATTTCAGAGAGATATTCGAGTCTGAACTCTTTGGAATTGCTTTGAAGCAAGTGAgtgttgctttattttgttagtACCGAGTATTCTGTAACGCTTCCTCCTTGTACTTGACGTTAAAATTGCGAAGTTGAGAATATAGTAGAAACTAACATAATGGTTGCAGGCTATAGGTAAGGATATAGAAGACTCCATTAATGTGGAGGAGCTTGGTACTACATTATCAAGAGACGATATCTTTAAGGTTCTAGTGAATGACATGATGGAAGGTGCAATCGAGGTTGATTGGAGAGACTTCTTCCCGTACCTGAGATGGGTTCCTAATAAGACCATAGAAAATAACATGAAGAGACTCTCTCGCCGCAGGATAGCAGTAATGAATGTCCTGATCGAAGAGCAGAAGAAGCGACTTGCTTCAGGAGAGGTGCTCTTTTCTTGCTTTCAAATGCATTATCTTTTTTGGGAACTTCTTAGTAGTTGTACGTGTAACTTGAATGGAGTATGAAACAGGAATTGAATTGTTATACCGACTACTTGCTTTCTGAAGCAAAAACGCTTACACCTGAGCAAATAACCATGTTGATTTGGGAAACGATTATCGAGACAGCGGATACTACATTGGTAACAACGGAATGGGCTATGTATGAACTTGCAAAAGATCAGAAAAAACAGGTTATTTTAGTTGctgattttttaaattttgtatgtgcaccgtttttttttcttggtaacTAATACTGGACTACTTTGCCTGGTAATATAACAGGATCGTCTCTTTGAAGAAATTCAAAATGTTTGCGGAACAGACAAGGTTACTGAGGAACATTTGTCCCAGATGCCGTACCTGGGTGCTGTTTTCCATGAAACTTTAAGGAAGTACAGTCCAGTTCCTATAGTTCCTCTTAGATATGTGCACGAAGATACCCAATTAGGCGGTTACTATGTTCCTGCCGGAACAGAGGTACTTGATAAATGTTTCCATTagatatatttttcatttttttcacaacATTGTTATCGATCTTTTACTAAGTTATGCTATTGTACACGCAGATTGCCATTAACATATACGGGTGCAACATGGACAAGAACCAATGGGAAAGCCCGGAAGAATGGAAGCCAGAGAGGTTTTTGGAACCAAAACACGACCCGATGGATTTGTACAAGACCATGGCATTTGGAGCCGG includes:
- the LOC126633552 gene encoding ent-kaurene oxidase, chloroplastic-like; this translates as MKLSQPTQQSMAPINQILQHFQAMPLAVPAAIAALSLLFLFSVKALIFPNKNAFSKLPSVPVVPGLPVVGNLLQLKEKKPYKTFTRWAEEYGPIYSIRTGATTMVVLNTADVAKEAMVTRYSSMSTRKLSKALKILTSDKCMVATSDYNDFHKMVKRHVLTNVLGANAQKRHRSQRDTMRENVASRLHAHVNNSPQEAINFREIFESELFGIALKQAIGKDIEDSINVEELGTTLSRDDIFKVLVNDMMEGAIEVDWRDFFPYLRWVPNKTIENNMKRLSRRRIAVMNVLIEEQKKRLASGEELNCYTDYLLSEAKTLTPEQITMLIWETIIETADTTLVTTEWAMYELAKDQKKQDRLFEEIQNVCGTDKVTEEHLSQMPYLGAVFHETLRKYSPVPIVPLRYVHEDTQLGGYYVPAGTEIAINIYGCNMDKNQWESPEEWKPERFLEPKHDPMDLYKTMAFGAGKRVCAGSLQAMLIACTSIGRLVQEFEWKLRHGEEENVATVGLTTRKLHPMHAILKPRNW